One genomic window of Vibrio natriegens NBRC 15636 = ATCC 14048 = DSM 759 includes the following:
- a CDS encoding DUF2058 domain-containing protein, producing MAKLTLQEQMLKAGLVNEKKLKKAKKGSKKSRVQAREVKAAVEESKRQQLERDKALSEQQNAERLSKEIKAQINQLIEMNKVDLKDGDIKYNFTDGTLVKSLYVDSLIREQLIKGILAIAIVGESYVVIPRGVANKIAQRDESVIIDQKEPEADIPAEDDPYAEFVVPDDLMW from the coding sequence ATGGCAAAACTAACCCTTCAAGAACAAATGCTAAAAGCTGGCTTGGTTAACGAGAAAAAACTCAAGAAAGCGAAAAAAGGCTCTAAAAAATCCCGCGTTCAGGCACGCGAAGTCAAAGCGGCCGTTGAAGAGAGCAAACGCCAGCAGTTAGAACGAGATAAAGCGTTGAGCGAACAACAGAATGCTGAACGTTTGAGTAAAGAGATCAAAGCGCAAATCAATCAACTGATCGAAATGAACAAAGTTGATTTGAAAGATGGCGACATCAAATACAACTTTACCGACGGCACTCTGGTGAAATCACTCTACGTTGATTCTCTGATTCGTGAACAGTTGATCAAAGGTATTCTGGCTATTGCGATTGTAGGCGAGAGCTATGTGGTTATCCCTCGTGGCGTGGCAAACAAAATTGCGCAGCGTGACGAATCTGTGATTATCGATCAAAAAGAACCTGAAGCCGACATTCCTGCAGAAGATGACCCATATGCAGAGTTCGTCGTTCCTGATGATTTGATGTGGTAA
- a CDS encoding aspartate aminotransferase family protein, giving the protein MNNKTQQLLEIDRQRVFHASTHLKQYSAGELPGRIISSGQGIRITDSEGTELIDGFAGLYCVNIGYGRKEMAEAIYEQAKELAYYHTYVGHTNEALVKLSDRIIKMAPDGMSKVYYGMSGSDANETQLKLVWYYNNVRGLPDKKKIISRDRAYHGSSIASGSMTGLPLFHAHFDLPLERINHTMAPYYYRREDDSLSELEFSQYCADQLESMILAEGPDTVAAMIAEPVLGTGGIVPPPQGYWQAIRKVLDKYDVLLIADEVVCGFGRLGSDFGSLHYDMKPDLITVAKGLTSAYQPLSGVIVGEQVWNVLENGTDLWGAIGHGYTYSGHPMGAAAANCNLDIIEREGLVQNAADVGAYLQQRMTETFQDHPLVGDSRGIGLLHALEFSPDKLRRAHFDPNLKVGPQVSAACLEVGLIARAMPHGDILGFAPALITSRNDVDTIVAKAHRAVNKVMDNLVTSKTWNAK; this is encoded by the coding sequence ATGAACAATAAAACACAACAACTACTGGAGATCGATCGTCAACGTGTTTTTCATGCCTCAACCCACCTCAAGCAATACTCGGCTGGTGAGCTTCCGGGCAGAATCATATCAAGCGGACAAGGCATTCGAATCACCGACTCAGAAGGCACTGAGCTTATCGACGGATTTGCTGGCTTGTATTGCGTAAACATTGGTTATGGCAGAAAAGAGATGGCGGAAGCGATATACGAGCAAGCGAAAGAGTTGGCTTATTACCATACCTATGTTGGGCACACCAATGAAGCCTTGGTTAAACTCTCAGACCGCATTATCAAAATGGCACCGGACGGAATGAGCAAAGTTTACTACGGTATGTCCGGTAGTGATGCGAATGAAACCCAGCTCAAATTAGTCTGGTACTACAATAATGTCCGTGGCCTCCCTGACAAGAAAAAGATCATCTCACGAGATCGCGCTTACCATGGTTCAAGTATCGCTTCAGGTTCGATGACTGGTTTACCACTGTTCCACGCCCACTTTGATCTACCGCTGGAACGCATCAATCACACCATGGCCCCCTACTATTACCGCCGTGAAGATGATTCACTATCAGAGCTAGAATTTTCGCAATACTGTGCGGATCAGCTTGAGTCAATGATCCTCGCCGAAGGGCCTGACACCGTCGCAGCAATGATTGCCGAACCAGTGCTTGGAACTGGTGGTATCGTCCCTCCGCCACAAGGCTATTGGCAAGCAATCCGTAAAGTTCTCGATAAATACGATGTTCTGTTGATCGCCGATGAAGTAGTGTGTGGCTTTGGTCGTTTGGGCTCTGATTTTGGCTCACTCCACTATGACATGAAGCCAGACCTTATTACAGTTGCAAAAGGCTTAACATCGGCATACCAGCCTCTTTCAGGCGTGATTGTCGGCGAACAAGTTTGGAATGTTCTGGAAAACGGTACCGACCTATGGGGCGCAATCGGCCATGGATATACCTATTCAGGGCATCCAATGGGGGCAGCGGCGGCGAACTGCAACTTAGATATCATTGAGCGAGAAGGCTTAGTTCAAAACGCAGCAGATGTGGGCGCTTATTTGCAACAACGTATGACGGAAACCTTCCAAGATCATCCTCTCGTCGGCGATTCTCGAGGTATCGGTTTACTGCATGCACTGGAGTTCTCGCCAGACAAACTGCGTCGCGCGCACTTTGATCCCAATTTAAAAGTGGGTCCGCAAGTCTCGGCCGCCTGCCTGGAAGTCGGCCTGATCGCAAGGGCTATGCCTCATGGTGATATTCTGGGCTTTGCCCCAGCGCTTATCACCAGTCGTAACGATGTCGACACTATCGTGGCTAAAGCGCACCGAGCGGTTAACAAAGTGATGGATAACCTCGTCACCTCTAAGACTTGGAACGCGAAGTAA
- a CDS encoding LysR family transcriptional regulator, which produces MLRIFVAIVECGGLSAAESRLNIGRSTISSHLSDLELRLGLKLCKRGRSGFEVTEAGHVTYQASLELLQQCEAFAATVASSKNELSGRATIAMIDTLVNDPRCRVSEVVSSLKSRSNNLQFDINVCEAREVETSVANGRSLVGIGVSRHQLRGLDYYPLHNETNYLYCGKGHPLFDCKPSEIKILLQQAEVITSNYMRDKETRNDALNYQNSATAYHDEGIAHLILSGAFIGYLPEHYASNWVDKGLFKPILPEKYTYQIPVMLITLKNNSASPLAKALISEIKRCHGAN; this is translated from the coding sequence ATGCTGAGGATATTCGTCGCTATCGTCGAATGCGGTGGTTTATCAGCTGCAGAATCCCGCCTAAACATTGGGCGTTCAACCATTAGCTCACATTTGTCTGATTTGGAGTTGCGTCTTGGACTTAAGCTGTGTAAACGTGGCCGAAGCGGTTTTGAGGTGACAGAGGCGGGGCATGTGACTTATCAGGCATCGCTGGAGTTACTTCAGCAGTGTGAAGCTTTTGCTGCGACCGTCGCAAGTTCGAAAAACGAACTCTCGGGTCGAGCAACGATTGCCATGATTGACACCTTAGTCAACGATCCGCGCTGCCGCGTGTCAGAGGTAGTGTCGTCATTAAAAAGCCGAAGCAACAACTTACAGTTCGACATTAACGTCTGTGAAGCACGCGAAGTTGAAACGTCCGTAGCCAATGGCCGCTCGCTGGTCGGGATCGGCGTCAGTCGCCACCAATTAAGGGGACTGGATTACTATCCGCTGCACAATGAAACCAACTATTTGTATTGCGGTAAAGGCCACCCGCTGTTCGACTGTAAGCCTTCTGAAATCAAGATTCTTTTACAACAAGCAGAAGTGATCACCAGTAACTATATGCGAGATAAGGAAACTCGCAACGATGCACTGAATTACCAAAACAGCGCTACCGCCTATCACGATGAGGGAATTGCTCATCTCATTTTATCCGGCGCGTTTATCGGTTACCTGCCCGAGCACTACGCCAGCAATTGGGTCGACAAGGGGTTGTTCAAGCCTATCCTGCCGGAAAAGTACACCTATCAAATTCCGGTCATGCTGATCACGTTAAAAAACAACTCGGCTTCACCATTGGCTAAAGCGCTGATTTCAGAAATAAAGCGCTGTCACGGCGCTAACTGA
- a CDS encoding urocanate hydratase has protein sequence METVLNFQDQIKQGIPSTLPEAKPYPEGVNRAPKRKDILSPEEKQLAIRNALRYFPKEWHQELAAEFAQELKDFGRIYMYRFKPSYNMKARSISDYPAKCEQAAAIMLMIDNNLDPAVAQHPEELITYGGNGAVFQNWAQYLLTMKYLSEMESDQTLHLYSGHPMGLFPSSEEAPRVVVTNGMMIPNYSKPDDWEKFNALGVTQYGQMTAGSFMYIGPQGIVHGTTITVMNAFRKVLEKGQSPQGKIFLTAGLGGMSGAQPKAGNIANCITVCAEVNPKAAIKRHEQGWVDELVDNMDALVERVRKAQANEEVVSIAFIGNVVDVWEAFYEKEIFVHLGSDQTSLHNPWSGGYYPVDISYEESNRLIREEPEVFKVKVQETLKRHADAVNKHTARGTYFFDYGNAFLLEASRAGGDVMAENGIDFKYPSYVQDILGPMCFDYGFGPFRWVCTSGKPEDLDRTDEIAAEVLSKIMEESPEEIQQQMQDNITWIKDAKQNKLVVGSQARILYADAQGRMEIAKAFNDAINRGEIGPVVLGRDHHDVSGTDSPFRETSNIYDGSRFTADMAIHNVIGDGFRGATWVSIHNGGGVGWGEVINGGFGMLLDGSDSAERRLKSMLLFDVNNGIARRSWARNKEANFAIQREMERTPKLKVTLANQVDDDIIENLCF, from the coding sequence ATGGAAACAGTATTAAATTTTCAAGACCAGATTAAGCAAGGTATCCCTAGTACACTGCCGGAAGCAAAGCCTTATCCGGAAGGCGTAAACCGCGCGCCAAAGCGTAAAGACATTCTGAGCCCAGAAGAAAAGCAGCTCGCTATTCGTAATGCATTGCGTTACTTCCCGAAAGAGTGGCATCAGGAACTGGCAGCGGAGTTTGCTCAAGAGCTGAAAGATTTCGGTCGTATTTACATGTACCGCTTCAAGCCAAGCTACAACATGAAAGCGCGCTCTATTTCAGATTATCCAGCCAAGTGTGAGCAGGCAGCGGCCATCATGCTGATGATCGACAACAACTTAGATCCTGCAGTAGCACAGCACCCAGAAGAGCTTATCACTTACGGTGGTAACGGCGCGGTATTCCAGAACTGGGCGCAATATCTGCTGACCATGAAATACCTAAGTGAGATGGAAAGCGACCAGACGTTGCACTTGTACTCTGGTCACCCTATGGGGCTGTTCCCGTCGTCTGAAGAGGCACCGCGCGTTGTTGTGACTAACGGCATGATGATCCCGAACTACTCGAAGCCAGATGACTGGGAAAAATTCAACGCATTAGGCGTGACTCAATACGGTCAGATGACGGCTGGCTCGTTCATGTACATCGGTCCACAAGGTATCGTACATGGCACCACAATCACGGTAATGAACGCGTTCCGTAAGGTTTTGGAAAAAGGTCAAAGCCCACAAGGTAAGATCTTCCTGACTGCTGGTCTTGGCGGTATGAGCGGTGCGCAGCCTAAAGCAGGTAACATCGCAAACTGTATTACTGTGTGTGCAGAAGTGAACCCGAAAGCGGCGATTAAGCGTCACGAACAAGGTTGGGTTGATGAGCTAGTTGATAACATGGACGCACTGGTTGAGCGTGTTCGCAAAGCTCAGGCTAATGAAGAAGTGGTGTCGATTGCCTTTATCGGTAACGTGGTTGATGTATGGGAAGCTTTCTACGAGAAGGAAATCTTTGTACATCTGGGTTCGGACCAGACGTCACTACACAACCCTTGGTCAGGCGGTTACTACCCGGTTGATATCAGCTACGAAGAGTCTAACCGTCTAATCCGTGAAGAGCCTGAAGTGTTCAAGGTAAAAGTACAAGAGACTCTCAAGCGTCATGCTGATGCGGTAAACAAACACACAGCTCGTGGTACTTACTTCTTTGACTACGGTAATGCCTTCTTGCTTGAAGCTTCTCGCGCTGGTGGCGATGTGATGGCTGAAAACGGCATCGACTTTAAATACCCATCATACGTGCAGGACATTCTTGGTCCTATGTGTTTTGACTACGGTTTTGGTCCATTCCGTTGGGTTTGTACTTCAGGTAAACCAGAAGATCTGGACAGAACCGATGAAATTGCTGCGGAAGTGCTAAGCAAGATCATGGAAGAGTCACCAGAAGAAATTCAGCAACAGATGCAAGACAACATTACTTGGATCAAAGATGCGAAACAGAACAAACTGGTTGTAGGCTCACAAGCCCGTATTCTTTACGCGGATGCGCAAGGTCGTATGGAAATCGCGAAAGCGTTTAACGATGCGATCAATCGCGGCGAAATCGGTCCTGTGGTTCTTGGTCGTGACCACCACGATGTAAGTGGTACTGACTCACCGTTTCGTGAAACGTCGAACATCTACGATGGCAGCCGCTTTACTGCTGACATGGCGATTCACAACGTAATCGGGGATGGTTTCCGTGGCGCGACTTGGGTTTCTATCCATAACGGCGGCGGTGTAGGCTGGGGTGAAGTGATCAACGGTGGCTTTGGTATGTTGCTTGACGGCAGTGACAGCGCTGAGCGCCGATTGAAGTCTATGCTTTTGTTCGATGTTAACAACGGTATCGCACGTCGTAGCTGGGCACGTAACAAAGAAGCTAATTTTGCGATTCAACGTGAAATGGAAAGAACACCGAAGCTTAAGGTGACGTTAGCGAACCAAGTTGATGACGACATTATCGAAAACTTGTGTTTCTAA
- the hutH gene encoding histidine ammonia-lyase encodes MTFRYGVDRLNLDIVNGIADGSIKAELCEEALDKINASRRNVDIIAASDKAVYGINTGFGPLCDTQISPEETHLLQKNLLITHAVGVGEPIAKPISKLMLITKVHALSQGYSGIRLEVVQRMLAFIELDLIPVVPEQGSVGASGDLAPLSHLFLPLIGEGEFWQGDRIVPAAEALRENGLEPLELHAKEGLALINGTQFILSHAITALTKMRYLLDLADLAGAMSIEGMQGSGSPFREELHLTRAFAGNIEVAARMRRFFEGSENMASHADCVRVQDPYSLRCIPQVHGASRNAFNHLKELAEIEMNSVTDNPIVISSEEAISGGSFHGQPLAMVLDYASIAAAELGNIADRRCYLLLEGLHGLPRLLTSSGGLNSGMMIPQYATAALVTENKSLCFPPSADSVPTSMGQEDHVSMGSISGRKLNQILGNLEKIFGIELMYAAQAIEFRRPHKCSDLIEENFQIIREKVAKLEEDRLLKPDIDAMITLVKTQAFNVN; translated from the coding sequence ATGACGTTTAGATATGGTGTAGACCGACTAAACCTAGATATCGTAAATGGAATTGCTGACGGCAGCATCAAAGCGGAACTGTGTGAAGAAGCGCTGGATAAGATCAATGCAAGTCGTCGTAATGTAGACATCATCGCTGCATCTGATAAGGCGGTGTACGGCATCAATACTGGTTTCGGTCCTCTATGTGATACGCAAATCTCACCTGAAGAAACGCATCTACTACAAAAAAACCTCCTGATTACTCATGCGGTTGGTGTTGGTGAGCCAATTGCTAAACCAATCTCAAAACTGATGCTGATTACTAAGGTACATGCGTTAAGTCAGGGCTACTCGGGCATTCGCCTAGAAGTGGTTCAGCGTATGTTGGCGTTTATCGAACTAGACCTTATCCCAGTTGTACCGGAGCAAGGCTCAGTTGGCGCATCAGGCGACTTAGCGCCTCTTTCTCACCTGTTTTTACCATTGATTGGTGAAGGCGAATTCTGGCAGGGAGACCGCATTGTTCCTGCAGCGGAAGCGCTTCGTGAAAACGGCCTAGAGCCTCTTGAGCTGCATGCTAAAGAAGGTTTGGCACTGATCAACGGCACACAGTTCATCTTGTCACATGCGATTACCGCGCTAACAAAAATGCGTTATCTGCTGGATCTGGCTGATTTGGCTGGCGCGATGAGCATTGAGGGCATGCAAGGCAGTGGCTCGCCATTCAGAGAAGAGCTTCACCTAACGCGTGCGTTCGCAGGTAACATTGAAGTGGCAGCGCGTATGCGCCGTTTCTTCGAAGGTTCTGAGAACATGGCTTCTCATGCTGATTGTGTTCGCGTGCAAGACCCATATTCATTGCGTTGTATTCCACAGGTACACGGTGCTTCTCGCAACGCCTTTAACCACTTAAAAGAGCTGGCTGAAATCGAAATGAACTCTGTGACTGATAACCCGATCGTTATCAGTTCTGAAGAAGCAATTTCAGGTGGTAGCTTCCATGGTCAACCTCTGGCGATGGTATTGGATTACGCTTCAATCGCAGCTGCGGAGCTGGGCAATATTGCAGACCGTCGTTGTTACCTGCTTCTTGAGGGCTTGCACGGTCTGCCGCGTCTGTTGACCTCATCTGGTGGTCTTAACTCGGGCATGATGATTCCGCAATACGCGACAGCTGCACTGGTTACTGAAAACAAATCACTCTGTTTCCCACCGTCTGCTGACAGCGTGCCGACTTCAATGGGTCAGGAAGATCACGTTTCTATGGGTAGTATTTCGGGTCGAAAACTGAACCAAATCTTAGGTAATTTGGAAAAGATTTTTGGCATTGAGCTGATGTACGCTGCACAGGCGATAGAGTTCAGACGTCCGCACAAATGTTCAGATCTGATTGAAGAAAACTTCCAGATTATTCGTGAGAAAGTTGCCAAGCTAGAAGAAGACCGCCTGCTTAAGCCTGATATCGATGCGATGATCACACTGGTTAAAACACAAGCATTTAACGTGAACTAA